The stretch of DNA GATGCCTCGCTGTGGGGCATCCTGAGAAAGGTGTCCATTCAGAACCCAGACCTGGCTGGCAAGCTCTTTAACCTGAAAAGCCACACTGTAGAACTCGCTGCCCAGTTGTCCGATGAAGCAATTTCAAACCTTTCATCAGGCACAGTTCTGAGCTTCAAGCTCGTCGCCAACCAACACGAGATCTGCCAGTGGATAGAAGACAGAGACTACAAGCAGACATTTGAAATCACTGACACCAGCAATTGCACAGATCTCTACTGGGTGCAGTTGGGCGTACAGGCACGAAAAGATGTGGAAACAGCTTCACAGACCTTTGGCGTTGGCCTGAACCTGGTGCGTGCGTGTTCTAACGCCACGCTGATTCAGCTTTCCGGTATTTCCACAAATTTCGCAGTGAGTTTTGCTCTTCGTTTCGACGAATCAATCATTGCCGAAATCATTTCCGGGAGACGAAACCTTCAGTACATCCTGCTGAAAAAAATTCAACAATCGATAACTGCATAAGAGGAAGACATGTCCAGAACCACACAGATAGCACCTAAAGCGCAGATGGCGTCGCTGACGCAGTTGCTTCTCGCTCGGCAGATGACTAAAGCTGGATTCATTACGAAGATCATCATGATCGAAACCGGCCTTACGCACAAACAACTGCGCCGCATCTATAGTGGTTTTGAGCAAGATGAAGGTACTGGAGCAAGAAAAAACCACGGCACCATGCGGAGCGGCACGACACTGATCCACAACAGCGCGACAAAGATCCAGGCATCTTTGCTCATGCAGCTGTACTACAACCTGGGAGGGGACGATGTGACTATCTCTGTACAGATCCCTGAGCTGGTCAAAGCGTTCCGCCTCTATCACACCCTGCGCAATGAAATTCCCAGCATGAAGAACGGGCGCTGGCCATCTTTCACGATCACGGATGCCTGGTGCTTGGCCTCTGAACTTCGTAGTGAAATGGCTTCTCTTTCAGTATGTAATTCCTGCAAATGCTCCTACTTCACCAGCGTCAATCAGCGCACATACATTGAGTGTCCGTTTTGCCATGATGCAGCTCGTCTCCCGATGAATGAATCAGCAAAAATGATTGCAGCCTGATCAAGTCATAAAAAAAAGAGCGCTAGATTTTCTAGCGCTCTTTTTTATTGCTCAGCTCCTTCACAGGCAGCATCATTCCAGCAGTCTTTACGCCACCTCCAAGGGGCAACTTGATTTGGCAGACTCCAAACCCCCACTGCCTGCTTCTTAGCGACTACCTCCGCCTCATATACACGGGTGTCACGTACATACCTTGGGTTGGCTCTATTCGCCCACGCGAGGCCTGCATCTACCATTTTTAAGTTAACTGACTGACCACTAATGGTGATGGTGCACACGCCTCTTTTATAACGGTCATACTCATAACAGTGAGCATTGACGATCTTCCCATGTACCAATGACTTCAAATAGTCTGTAGCCTTTTGACTGAGCGGTTGCCCTGGCCGCTTGTGCCCATGCATCGACTCGGGAGCATCAATATCACTCAGTCGTATCTTTAGCCGTGAGTTATCTGAGCGAAGCAGTACAACTGTATCTCCATCGTCAACGTAGATGACTTTTCCAGTCTCAGACCAATTTTGTGCATTTACCTGCAGTGGCAGAAAAGCACATGCAAGACTAGCTAACACGCTGATCCTCATCATCACATTGAGCCTAGTAATGCGTCACGGCGGCTTTTATTTACGCTCACTCTCCCCACGGTTCGATCTGATGGAGGCTGATTGGTTTCTTCAGTTGCTTGCACATTTTTCTCAGCTGAACCAGCATCACCATTCTTCTCCGGCTCCACATTTCTGGGTACAGCTAATGGTTCACCAGTTACCAAGGCCGAGAGGTTCAACGATTGAAGGCCAAGCATTGCCAAAGTGCGCAATCTTTCCCCTCTGTCGCGTTGATTGACTTTTACCAAGTCCCCGTAAAGCTCGGGATGCGAGAACTTGGAAACCTTAATATTTGATAGTTTCCCATCCCAATCATTTTGATCTGCTTTAGACACTATCAACTCCTTTTAACCCAGCATCCAGAAGCCGCGAGCGTTGGCCAACTCGGGATTCGCACTCATGATGATGTGCGCCTTTGGAAAAATCCGCTTGGCAGCCTCTTTATAAAAGGTTGCCCCGCCACCAGCCAAAAGAATAACGTCAGCATCTAGTCCCTCTTCTCGCATGGACTTCTTCATTGAAGTTAGCGCGAGGTCTGGGATCTTCTTGATGGCCTCTTCAACATAGCTCTTGATAGGGACCATCTTCCCATACAAAGGGATTTCATTCTTACCAGAGACAATTGCAGATTCTAGCTTTTCAACACTCAGTTGACCTCCGAACTCTTCTTTGATTCGGCTTGCCGCATCATCCAAAAGTACAGACATCGCTTTAAGTGATGTACCAGATGAGTTATAGCGCATTTCACCTGCAGCGATAGATACCCAGTCAACTGAGAAGAATCCAGGATCA from Comamonas testosteroni encodes:
- a CDS encoding FlhC family transcriptional regulator; amino-acid sequence: MSRTTQIAPKAQMASLTQLLLARQMTKAGFITKIIMIETGLTHKQLRRIYSGFEQDEGTGARKNHGTMRSGTTLIHNSATKIQASLLMQLYYNLGGDDVTISVQIPELVKAFRLYHTLRNEIPSMKNGRWPSFTITDAWCLASELRSEMASLSVCNSCKCSYFTSVNQRTYIECPFCHDAARLPMNESAKMIAA
- a CDS encoding thermonuclease family protein; amino-acid sequence: MMRISVLASLACAFLPLQVNAQNWSETGKVIYVDDGDTVVLLRSDNSRLKIRLSDIDAPESMHGHKRPGQPLSQKATDYLKSLVHGKIVNAHCYEYDRYKRGVCTITISGQSVNLKMVDAGLAWANRANPRYVRDTRVYEAEVVAKKQAVGVWSLPNQVAPWRWRKDCWNDAACEGAEQ